From the genome of Deltaproteobacteria bacterium, one region includes:
- a CDS encoding N-6 DNA methylase: MTDAFKDIEKLEADLWEAADNLRANAKVTSSDYFMPVLGVIFLRHAANRFEEARRQIEEEQAAGKMPKRKVLPADYHRRRALYLPETARFDWIIQQAALSGSDLLKLVSEAMTAIEAGFEPLQGVLPKDFGIFEPKVLEDLMRTFNSEQIKQATGDVFGRIYEYFLAKFSVQKAHDNGEFFTPSSLVQTIVNVIEPDHGLVFDPACGSGGMFVQSSHFIEHEGGDTAKRVVFFGQEKIRDTIRIAKMNLAVHGLEGKIAEAITYYQDEHALAGKCDFVMANPPFNVDLVDAEKIEGDPRLPFGLPGVNKQKKVSNGNYLWISYFWSYLNEKGRAGFVMSSQASSAGHGEKEVRRKIVETGDVDVMISIRSNFFYTRSVPCELWFFDRSKPAPRKDKVLMLDARNIFRKVTRKIYDFSPEQMQNISAIVWLYRGQQDRFQKLVKEYLGSICSQVEATPEKLEIFKKTLGELQSRFIALSTVVEKEEAIEGEKKKGLAEAIAELNEAAKLYETDRTRLLADIKGFQKRFALSLPNKNDSQHKARRAFDPMAERIKDLIKQVDLLFKLAARVADLGSGFNGDESVSAVYDRRFVSKLVKQLDGERKAAVDKLRHAVYFHRQVAWLQERFPKAELEAVPGLVRLVDRREIEAADWSLTPGRYVGVAPMVEDEDFDFEQTMRDIHTELADLNKEAVELAAKIQKNFEEMGI, from the coding sequence ATGACAGACGCATTTAAAGACATAGAGAAACTGGAGGCCGATCTCTGGGAGGCGGCGGATAACCTTCGGGCCAATGCCAAGGTTACTTCCAGCGACTATTTTATGCCGGTCCTGGGGGTTATCTTCCTACGTCATGCCGCCAACCGTTTTGAGGAGGCCAGACGCCAGATCGAAGAGGAGCAGGCTGCGGGCAAAATGCCCAAGCGTAAGGTGCTGCCGGCTGATTACCATCGCCGCCGGGCCCTCTATCTTCCGGAAACCGCCCGCTTCGACTGGATCATACAACAAGCCGCCCTCAGCGGCAGTGACCTGCTTAAACTGGTTTCTGAGGCCATGACGGCTATTGAGGCCGGGTTTGAGCCGCTCCAAGGGGTCCTGCCCAAAGACTTTGGCATCTTCGAACCCAAGGTTCTCGAAGATCTGATGAGAACCTTCAACAGTGAACAGATCAAACAAGCCACCGGCGATGTCTTCGGCCGAATCTATGAATACTTTCTGGCCAAATTTTCTGTTCAAAAGGCCCACGACAATGGTGAATTTTTTACCCCCTCCTCGCTGGTTCAAACCATTGTCAACGTCATCGAGCCCGATCACGGCCTGGTATTCGATCCGGCCTGCGGTTCGGGAGGCATGTTCGTTCAGTCCAGCCATTTCATCGAACATGAGGGCGGCGACACGGCTAAGCGAGTGGTCTTTTTTGGCCAAGAGAAGATCCGCGACACTATCCGCATCGCCAAAATGAATCTGGCCGTCCACGGGCTGGAAGGAAAGATTGCTGAGGCCATCACTTATTACCAGGACGAACATGCGCTGGCGGGCAAGTGCGATTTCGTGATGGCCAATCCTCCCTTCAACGTGGACCTGGTGGATGCCGAGAAGATCGAGGGCGACCCGCGTCTCCCCTTTGGATTGCCGGGAGTGAACAAGCAGAAGAAGGTATCCAACGGCAACTACCTTTGGATTTCTTATTTTTGGAGCTATCTGAACGAGAAGGGCCGGGCCGGTTTTGTCATGTCTTCCCAGGCCTCCAGTGCCGGGCACGGAGAAAAGGAAGTTCGGCGGAAAATCGTCGAGACCGGGGATGTGGACGTGATGATCTCCATCCGCTCCAATTTTTTTTACACCCGCTCGGTCCCCTGCGAACTGTGGTTTTTTGACCGGTCCAAGCCCGCCCCTCGTAAAGACAAGGTGCTGATGCTCGACGCCCGCAACATCTTTCGCAAAGTGACCCGCAAAATTTATGATTTTTCCCCGGAACAGATGCAAAATATTTCAGCCATAGTCTGGCTCTACCGGGGACAACAAGACCGATTCCAGAAATTGGTGAAAGAGTACCTTGGTTCGATTTGCTCCCAGGTAGAGGCCACTCCGGAAAAACTCGAGATTTTCAAAAAAACACTCGGTGAACTCCAAAGCCGTTTCATTGCCCTTAGTACTGTCGTTGAGAAAGAGGAGGCGATTGAAGGGGAAAAGAAAAAAGGTCTGGCCGAGGCAATCGCGGAACTTAACGAAGCTGCAAAACTCTATGAAACAGACCGGACCCGCCTGCTGGCCGACATCAAAGGTTTCCAAAAACGTTTTGCCTTATCATTGCCCAATAAAAATGATTCCCAACATAAAGCCCGCCGGGCCTTCGACCCTATGGCCGAACGTATCAAAGACCTCATCAAGCAAGTGGACCTGCTCTTCAAACTGGCCGCCCGTGTGGCCGATCTGGGGAGTGGATTCAATGGAGATGAATCTGTGTCGGCGGTCTATGACCGCAGGTTTGTCTCCAAGCTGGTAAAGCAACTTGATGGGGAACGCAAAGCCGCCGTTGACAAGCTTAGGCATGCGGTCTATTTCCATCGGCAGGTGGCCTGGCTGCAAGAACGTTTCCCCAAGGCCGAACTTGAAGCCGTGCCGGGATTGGTGAGGCTGGTCGATCGCAGGGAGATAGAAGCCGCCGACTGGAGCCTGACCCCGGGACGTTACGTCGGCGTAGCCCCGATGGTAGAAGACGAAGACTTCGATTTCGAACAGACCATGCGCGACATCCACACCGAGCTGGCCGATCTGAATAAAGAGGCTGTAGAACTGGCGGCCAAGATTCAGAAAAACTTTGAGGAGATGGGGATATGA
- a CDS encoding IS1 family transposase has protein sequence MKTAEGFLVGCPDCRADALYRYGRIWTGKQRYICLLCGRQFTPGSTRKDKKLNS, from the coding sequence ATGAAAACGGCCGAAGGATTTTTGGTGGGATGTCCCGATTGCCGGGCCGATGCCCTTTATCGGTACGGCAGGATCTGGACCGGAAAACAACGATACATTTGCCTTTTATGCGGAAGGCAATTCACCCCCGGTTCAACTCGAAAAGACAAAAAATTAAACAGTTAA